The nucleotide window ATTACTTAATCAACAAAGCTGGAATCCCTGCTAACAGATTAACTTCTGCTGGTTTTGGAGAAGATTACCCAATTGCTGATAACAAAACAAGAGCTGGTAGAGCTCAAAACAGACGTGTAGAAATTAAATTAGTAAAATAATTTAAACTCTTACATAATATAAAAAGGCCTCACTATAAGTGAGGCCTTTTTTTTATGTAGAAAAAATGCGTAAAAATATCTTCAAACATTTTTAAATTCGCTATTAAAAATTTACCTTTGCACCTTGAAAAAATGAGTTAATTCTCACTTAACAAAATAAATAACTTTAATTACATATAAGTAATGTCTACAATAACAGGTAAAGTTTCTCAAATAATTGGTCCAGTTATCGATGTTGAGTTTAATACAGAAAATGCTGAATTACCAAAAATTTATGATTCATTAGAAATTAAAAAAGCTGATGGTTCAACTTTGGTTTTAGAAGTTCAACAACATATTGGTGAAGATACAGTTCGTACTATTTCTATGGATGCAACTGATGGTTTAAGTAGAGGTGCAGAAGTTGTAGCTACTGGTAACCCTATTCAAATGCCAATAGGTAATGACATTTATGGTCGTTTATTTAATGTAACAGGTGATGCTATTGATGGTTTAGGTAACTTACCTAAAACAGGTGAAACTGGTTTACCAATACACCGTTTAGCTCCTAAATTTGATGAACTATCTACTTCTACTGAAGTATTATTTACAGGTATTAAAGTAATTGATTTAATTGAGCCTTACGCTAAAGGAGGGAAAATTGGATTATTTGGTGGTGCTGGAGTTGGTAAAACTGTATTAATTCAAGAGTTAATTAACAATATAGCAAAAGGACACGGAGGTTTATCTGTATTTGCTGGTGTTGGTGAAAGAACTCGTGAAGGAAATGATTTATTAAGAGAGATGTTAGAATCTGGAATTATCAAATATGGTGATGATTTTATGCACTCTATGGAAGAAGGTGGATGGGATTTGTCTAAAGTTGACAAACCTGGAATGAGAGACTCTAAAGCAACGTTTGTTTTTGGACAAATGAATGAACCACCTGGTGCACGTGCACGTGTTGCATTATCAGGATTAACAATCGCTGAGTATTTCCGTGATGGAGCTGGTGAAGCTCAAGGTAAAGATGTATTATTTTTCGTAGATAACATATTCCGTTTTACTCAAGCAGGATCTGAAGTATCAGCCTTACTAGGACGTATGCCTTCTGCCGTAGGTTACCAACCAACCTTAGCTACAGAAATGGGAGCTATGCAAGAACGTATTACTTCTACTAAAAAAGGATCTATTACATCTGTACAAGCAGTTTATGTACCTGCAGATGATTTAACAGATCCAGCACCAGCTACAACATTTGCTCACTTAGATGCTACTACTGTATTATCTCGTAAAATTGCTGAATTAGGTATTTATCCTGCGGTTGACCCGTTAGATTCTACTTCAAGAATTTTAACAGCTGATATATTAGGAGATGAACATTATAATACTGCTCAAAGAGTAAAAGAAATTTTACAACGATATAAAGAATTACAAGATATTATTGCCATCTTAGGTATGGAAGAATTATCTGAAGAAGATAAATTAGTAGTTCACAGAGCACGTCGTGTACAACGTTTCTTATCTCAACCATTTCACGTAGCTGAGCAATTTACAGGTATACCTGGTTGTTTAGTTGATATTAAAGACACTATTAAAGGATTTAATATGATTATGGATGGTGAATTAGACAAGTATCCAGAAGCAGCTTTTAACTTAAGAGGTTCTATTCAAGAAGCAATTGATGCTGGAGAAAAAATGTTAGCAGAAGCGTAAACCAGTTTTAAGTTTTAAGTTTTGAGTTATGTGATAACTAAAGACTAAAACTAAAAGCTAAAAACTTTAAAATTATGTTTTTAGAAATCGTAACTCCAGAAGCTATTTTATTTTCATCGAAAGTAGATTCTGTTACAGTACCTGGTATAGATGGTGAATTTCAAATGCTAAATAACCATGCTCCTATAGTATCTATTTTAGATAAAGGGAGTGTTAAGATCCATGTTCATACGCAAAGTAATTTATCTTTTGATGATTTACATGGTAGCATTGAGAGATTACCTGCCGATAATAAAGTTTTAACTTTAAATATCAAGTCTGGTACGTTAGAAATGAAAGATAATAAAGTAATTATCCTTGCAGATTAATTATTTTTAAATAATAAAAAAAGCCAAACTCAAATTGAGTTTGGCTTTTTTTATTTATAGTAATTACCTCGATTTTATTTATCTTTGTAACCATGAATACAACTTTCTTATTTATTGGTGGTCCTGAAATATTTATTATACTTTTAATAGTTGTAATGCTTTTTGGAGCAGATAAAATTCCTGAAATAGCTAGAGGGTTAGGAAAAGGTATGCGTCAAATAAAAGATGCTACTAATGATATTAAAAAAGAAATTAATGATAGCGCTAAAAATCAAGGTATAGACACTGATTTTGTTCGTGATATAAACAAAGAAGTTAATGATGTTAAAGATAACATCGATGATTTCACTGGACCAATAAAACGTAAGCTATAACAACTTCTACTTAACTCGAGTTATTGTTAACCCATCTCTTATTGGTAAAAGAACCGTTTCTAAACGTGTATCTTCTTTTAATAACTTATTATACTCTAAAAGTATTTTTGTATCAATATCTTTCGGGTTTAAAGGTTCTACAACCTTACCACTCCACAATACATTATCTGATAATATAACTCCACCTTTATTCATCTTATCAACTATCAATTCAAAATAATTTAAATAATTTGACTTATCTGCATCAATAAATACTAAATCAAATGTTGAATTTATAGATGGAATAATTTCTATAGCATTTCCTATATATTGCTTAATTTGGTTTTGAAAACCAGATTTTTGAAAATATTTAAACTGTAATTCTTCTAACTCCTCATTCTTATCAATAGTATGTAGAACTCCATCTTCACTTAACCCTTCAGCTAAACATAAAGCTGAATACCCAGTATAAGTTCCTATTTCTAAAATTGACTTTGGTTTGATTAATTTTGAAATCATTGACAAAACTCTACCTTGAAAAGCACCACTTAACATTCTAGGATTCAAAACCTTTTGCCATGTTTCTCTATTTAATTCTTTTAACAATTCAGGTTCATTTTGAGAATGCTTAACAGCATAATCGTCAATTAAATCAGGTAAAAAATTCATATTTATTGTACTTAGAATGACAAAATTAAAAAAACGGAATTTATCTTTACAACAAATTCCGTTTCAATCTAACAAAAAATCAAAAATTGGTTTTTATAAAAAACCAAAAAAAATTAACTTATCTCTTTTATCTTTTGTTTTAAAGCAACCTTTGCTTCATCAGATAAAGAGAATTTTTTCGCTTTACATTCAGCAGCATTTCTCTTATATACTCTTGTCAAAATATTATTTTGTTTAGAGTAAAGCTTACAAATTTTACATATCAAAACATGTAGGTTAAGCTGAATCTTTTCAAATAAAGAAGCTTCTCCGTATTGTGCCTTATCACAAATAGCAGTAGCCTCATCACAAGTTATTTTAAACTTTTTAAACATAAAATTAATTATTAAACCAGTTCTTTTCCATACAATTTCTTAGTTGGGTTCGTGCTCTATGAATAATAACCCATAGATTCGACGGCGTAATATCTAGTTCCTTACAAATTTCTTCAGTTTCAAATTCTTGAATTGTTTTCATTCTAAAAACCATCGCATATTTTTCAGGCAAACTATCAATACATTTATCTATTTGAGTTTTAAGCTCATTATTTTCAATTGTATGATCTGCTTCATTTCTCCATGACTGGGGAACACGTTCTTCAATCCAACTACCTTCATTTTCTCCTCCCTCATAAAAATTCATTCTTACCTCAGCCTTCCCTTTTTTTGAGTTGATTTTTCGATAATAATCAATGACTTTTCGTTTCAAAATAGAAACAAGCCAAGTTCTTTCTGTAGATTTACCTTCAAAATTCTTTGCTGATTTTAAACCAGCAAAAAAAGTTTCTTGAACTAAATCTTTTGCTATTGCTTCATTGTTGACACGAACTACTGCAAAATTATATAAATAATCTGCATACGCATCAACCCATTTATCAGGGGATAATGTATTGTTGTTTTCCTTCGGGTTCATTAGGTCAAATATACATTATTTTTTATTTAAAGAAGTACTATAAATTCTACTTAAACCATTAGGTAAACTATTAATATTATCTATAATTTCTTTCAAACTTTTTTTACTCTTCATTTTCTTAGGAACACTACTCCTACTTGATGTAAAGTATAAAATATTAGTATCAACATCTATGAATGGGCAATAATCTAAGTCTTTTGAATTTATTCTGCCTCCAAGATTTTTAGCAGGCAACCAATTACCTTTTCCATCTTTATAGCTTAAATACAAATCACCTCTACCCAAATCGTCTTTTCTTCCGTAAGAAGTAAAAACAATAAACTTTTCATCAGGAGAAACATAAGCATTAAACTCATATTTTTCAGTATTAATTGCTGAACTCAACGCTACAGGCTTAGTATATTTATTATTTATGAATCTACTTACATAAATATCTTCTTTTCCTTTTGAGTCTGAATATTCTGCTGTAAAAAACAAATCTCCGTTATTAGTTACAGATGGATAAAATTCATTTTTATTAGTATTAATTGTTAACCCTACATTAATTGGGTCAGACCATTCGTCATTTAATGTACTTCTTTTCACGTACCATATATCAATATCATTTTTAACATCAGTTGAAGTAACATTTCTATTAGAAGCAAAAAACAACTTGAGTCCGTCAGGAGATAGAAAAGGCTCTAGATCTTTAAACACACCAGAAAAACTAACTACTTTCGGCTTGCTCCATGTATTACCTAACCTTTTAATATAAGCAATAAAAGAATATTCCTTTCGATAACTTTCAATGCTAAAATAAATCTCATTTTTATCTCTACTCATTGAAAAATCACGGACATTTGGCAAGCTTTTAAAAATTTCTGGAGAGAAAAGATTAACTTCTTGTGAAAAACAATTATGAGTTAACAGAAAAAATAAGATCAATTTTTTCATTCTTATTTTTTTAAAGCTTTACAATTACTTCTCCTTCTCATATCAACTAAATAAATAATTTCCCATTTTCCATTGTTATTAAAAAGCTGAAAAGAATTTGCTCCACAATGACTAAACTTACCGCTGTAATAAAACTCATAAGGTGTCCAAACAGATGCTAAGTTACCATCCACTTTAATAGTATATGATAATAATTTTTCAAAATAAATATCAGAAACTTTTTTACTGGCTATAGCTCTTAAGAGTTGATTTTTAGTTTCTGTTTTTAGTATTTTTTTTCCTTCTTTATTAACTGAAGTTGTTTGAATTTTTATGGAAGTATGTAATGTTGATTTTATAACTGTGCTATCACCGTTGTGTAAACCTTTAAAAAAGGTGTTAATAGTTTCTTTTATTTCTTTTTCTTCCAATGAAGTTTGACCATATACTACCGTAGTAACTACAAAAAAAACAAGAATAGTAATTATTTTATGCATATAAAACCTGTTTGAAAGTTTAAAACTATTAAAAATTAAGCATAGAAAAATATAATTAACAGAAGATTAACGAGATAGTAATCTATTGAAAAATGCCTATTTTTACCAGACTAAACATAAAAACAATGTCTACAGCAAAAAAACAATATAAAAGAGTTACCGTAAAATCGTTGATTGAAATGAAAGCAAACAACGAAAAAATATCCATGTTAACTGCTTACGACTATACAATGGCTAAAATTGTAGATGGTGCTGGAATTGATGTCATTTTAGTTGGTGATTCTGCATCCAATGTTATGGCTGGTCATGAAACTACTTTACCTATTACACTTGATCAAATGATTTATCATGCAAGTTCTGTAATACGAGCAATTGAAAGATGTTTAGTCATCGTAGATTTACCTTTTGGAACGTACCAAGGAAATTCAAAAAATGCTTTAGATTCTGCAATTAGAATTATGAAAGAATCAGGTGGGCATGCAGTGAAACTTGAAGGAGGAAGTGAAATTTCTGAATCTATATCACGAATTTTAACTGCTGGAATACCAGTTATGGGGCACTT belongs to Tenacibaculum sp. MAR_2010_89 and includes:
- the atpD gene encoding F0F1 ATP synthase subunit beta, which encodes MSTITGKVSQIIGPVIDVEFNTENAELPKIYDSLEIKKADGSTLVLEVQQHIGEDTVRTISMDATDGLSRGAEVVATGNPIQMPIGNDIYGRLFNVTGDAIDGLGNLPKTGETGLPIHRLAPKFDELSTSTEVLFTGIKVIDLIEPYAKGGKIGLFGGAGVGKTVLIQELINNIAKGHGGLSVFAGVGERTREGNDLLREMLESGIIKYGDDFMHSMEEGGWDLSKVDKPGMRDSKATFVFGQMNEPPGARARVALSGLTIAEYFRDGAGEAQGKDVLFFVDNIFRFTQAGSEVSALLGRMPSAVGYQPTLATEMGAMQERITSTKKGSITSVQAVYVPADDLTDPAPATTFAHLDATTVLSRKIAELGIYPAVDPLDSTSRILTADILGDEHYNTAQRVKEILQRYKELQDIIAILGMEELSEEDKLVVHRARRVQRFLSQPFHVAEQFTGIPGCLVDIKDTIKGFNMIMDGELDKYPEAAFNLRGSIQEAIDAGEKMLAEA
- a CDS encoding F0F1 ATP synthase subunit epsilon translates to MFLEIVTPEAILFSSKVDSVTVPGIDGEFQMLNNHAPIVSILDKGSVKIHVHTQSNLSFDDLHGSIERLPADNKVLTLNIKSGTLEMKDNKVIILAD
- a CDS encoding twin-arginine translocase TatA/TatE family subunit → MNTTFLFIGGPEIFIILLIVVMLFGADKIPEIARGLGKGMRQIKDATNDIKKEINDSAKNQGIDTDFVRDINKEVNDVKDNIDDFTGPIKRKL
- a CDS encoding O-methyltransferase, whose translation is MNFLPDLIDDYAVKHSQNEPELLKELNRETWQKVLNPRMLSGAFQGRVLSMISKLIKPKSILEIGTYTGYSALCLAEGLSEDGVLHTIDKNEELEELQFKYFQKSGFQNQIKQYIGNAIEIIPSINSTFDLVFIDADKSNYLNYFELIVDKMNKGGVILSDNVLWSGKVVEPLNPKDIDTKILLEYNKLLKEDTRLETVLLPIRDGLTITRVK
- a CDS encoding sigma-70 family RNA polymerase sigma factor, whose protein sequence is MNPKENNNTLSPDKWVDAYADYLYNFAVVRVNNEAIAKDLVQETFFAGLKSAKNFEGKSTERTWLVSILKRKVIDYYRKINSKKGKAEVRMNFYEGGENEGSWIEERVPQSWRNEADHTIENNELKTQIDKCIDSLPEKYAMVFRMKTIQEFETEEICKELDITPSNLWVIIHRARTQLRNCMEKNWFNN
- a CDS encoding PD40 domain-containing protein; translated protein: MKKLILFFLLTHNCFSQEVNLFSPEIFKSLPNVRDFSMSRDKNEIYFSIESYRKEYSFIAYIKRLGNTWSKPKVVSFSGVFKDLEPFLSPDGLKLFFASNRNVTSTDVKNDIDIWYVKRSTLNDEWSDPINVGLTINTNKNEFYPSVTNNGDLFFTAEYSDSKGKEDIYVSRFINNKYTKPVALSSAINTEKYEFNAYVSPDEKFIVFTSYGRKDDLGRGDLYLSYKDGKGNWLPAKNLGGRINSKDLDYCPFIDVDTNILYFTSSRSSVPKKMKSKKSLKEIIDNINSLPNGLSRIYSTSLNKK
- a CDS encoding nuclear transport factor 2 family protein — encoded protein: MHKIITILVFFVVTTVVYGQTSLEEKEIKETINTFFKGLHNGDSTVIKSTLHTSIKIQTTSVNKEGKKILKTETKNQLLRAIASKKVSDIYFEKLLSYTIKVDGNLASVWTPYEFYYSGKFSHCGANSFQLFNNNGKWEIIYLVDMRRRSNCKALKK
- the panB gene encoding 3-methyl-2-oxobutanoate hydroxymethyltransferase, which encodes MSTAKKQYKRVTVKSLIEMKANNEKISMLTAYDYTMAKIVDGAGIDVILVGDSASNVMAGHETTLPITLDQMIYHASSVIRAIERCLVIVDLPFGTYQGNSKNALDSAIRIMKESGGHAVKLEGGSEISESISRILTAGIPVMGHLGLTPQSIYKFGTYTVRAKEEEEARKLKEDAKLLEQLGCFALVLEKVPAKLAEEVAKSLTIPVIGIGAGGGVDGQVLVTHDMIGMTHEFSPRFLRRYLDLYAEMTDAFQQYITDVKSQDFPSDKEQY